The nucleotide sequence CATTTGCTTCCATCATGCGAAAATTTACATTGACAGATTTGAGGATTTGCAGAAGTCATGTTGTGACCCATTTAACATACACAAAAAACTAGCCAAAAAAAATTTGCATGTAATTGACTTAGATGATGCCACTTTTCTGAGTGCAAAATTTGGAAGACAGCTTGTACCTGGGTGGAAGCTTTGTCCAAAATGTACACAGATAATCAATGGAAGTGTGGATGTTGATTCTGAAGATCGGCAGAGAAGAAAACCTGATTCAGATGTATGTATGGCAGCCATTTTTGTCTCCTGTGTTACTTCTACAATGTGGGGTTTTGTTGAACTATAAAGAAATCATTTATATTATTATGATACTAATTGTAAATTAAAGTTGGGGAGGTGAAAGtaaatgattttctaaatattCCCATGTACCTAGACTGGATGATAAACCGGGCTTGAGAAAGAAATAACATACTATGCCCAAGACTCAAGCTGTAACTCCTAGGGCTAAGATGTCAGGAGTGGCTTTTAGAACATTCTGGTAAAGCCAGGATCTAGTTATTATCTTAGCTTCTTTTCTAATACCAAAGTAACTCAATGGGACATGCCAGCCAGTGAGGATCTGTATAGCACAATGAATTCCCCTTGAAAATTACTGCTTTAAAACGAACACCAGAAAAATCACTTCCAATAATTGTTTCTtcaacctttctttcttctttggcgTTAATACtattctttggatttcttttgcttttagctCTGAATTCTAACTTGATATGATCAGGCTAATTTTAGTGCTCCCTATGGTgaaaaagcatacatttttacattgtaaatactaaatatttataaCTCTCCCTTATTCACATACCTACATTCAGATTATTTAactacatcagaaaaaaaaaacccgagaTTTCATAAAGCTATCTTTGGGTGTAGAGCAAAGACAAGTATATCAAAGGAGCACTTCTCAAAATTTCTATTAATAACCAATTTATAATTCTTGCTGCTGGGATGTTTTTCTCAATTTCCCCCTTTTCATTATATTAATAAAccaaattaaaagataattaaaattttaaattatatgtagtACTTCCCTTTTGTTCTCCCCTCAAAGGCATATCTCCAGGACCCAGTGTTACCTTGCAGTTCATACTAGGTACTTGCACCTGTCACTATAGATGTCTTCtccattccatttatttgttgcTCTGTGTGATATATCACATAAACTGCTTTTTCCCCAGATAACAAACTTAAATCCTTAACcatcaaaattttgttttaccaatgctttttaaaaagatgataataCTGTTTCAGGACTTGAAACCattattatctctacttttaACTATGTATACAATAATAGAATCTTTTCTTAAGGACTCAAGATCATATTAGGagcctcagtttttgtttttcttttttgttacgtttttaaagtaatctctacacccagtgtgggcttgaacccacaacccgaAATCAATAGTTGCTCGCTccaccaaccaagccagccaggtgcccaggaaaCTCAGTTTTATCCCATTGGGTTGTACagcaggggttttttttgccttttctcccaTATTGACAGAAGCCATAGCAGTTTTCAGTAGGCCTATCGCCCCTTCTAATAGGCCAGAGACTAAAATTAGGTaatggaaatattacaaataaGTTAACCAAAGTTAAACTTTGAATATTGTCTAGGGCTGTGTAAATTTCATTGCACTTGGGTTCtaaaacctttttcttcttttttgtgaaTTCCAGACTGTCTTTCAGGTTAAGGAATAATCAGGATTAACATTAAGTTAAATATTAATGTATTCATGGTCTGTTGTCAAGATTTGAGTTGGTAATTTGTTTACCTTTATTCAGGGAAGAACTGCTAAAGCTTTGAGGTCATTGCAATTTGCAAACCCAGGAAAACAAACTGAATTTGCTCCAGAAActggtaaaagagaaaaaagaaggctCACAAAAAATGCAACCGCTGGTTCTGACAGGTAGGCTGTGTGTTCCCTGAAGACCTTTGTTAGCTTGCTGCAGCTGTCTGTTATTGTTTCACATCTTTCTCTGGAGTTTTGAATTTTTTGGGTAGGTATTTTAAACTGGATAATCTGCAATTAGTAGGAATCTCCAAGGGCTGCATATAAAATGAAGGCGTCCCTTTCAgctctaaaaatttatttctaaggaaGTGTCAGTGAAGTGAACAGGTTAACATTTTTGGCATGAGAACTAAaattcaaacatatttaaaacagttttttgaAAAGTATTGGTATTATGTAATTGGTATATCACCCTTCTATGGGTGGCAGCTAAAAAGTAAATCTTATGAAAATTCaaggttgctttttattttttacatgtctAAAATAGAAACAGTTATGGTATAGTCAAcagaacaaatgagaaaagtaaattGTTTAGAATATGACTTTTTAAACTGAACATTTCTAAAACACAGGTTGACAAAGAAATGTTAGTGTAATCATTCAGAATTATTTTCTACATATGCCATTTATTCCATCTGTTAAGATTTTCCAATGAGTCATTTAAGTGTTTTTAGGCCAGATTTGCTCGAGTCCGTTAAAGAACAAGAAACAGATTAATTGCAGTATAAAAACCAATAGGGTAATAGAGATTGGTAACCAACAAAATGTACCATTATTAAGCAGccattctttgttgttgttgttgttgttgttgttgttgttgttaagggaaggggaaaatatttttcacagaaataatatttttttggaaatagtTCTGGTCCATTCCTTTACTGAGTTGACTTTTAAATGGACTTCTAGAGGCATTTTCAGGCTCTTTGGATTTGTCTCAACACTTTAGAATGAGGTCTCTTCTCACACACAGTTCATTACTAGTAATTATAGAGTAGGCTTGAGTCTGGTAAGTTATGTACCAGTTTTGCAGGACCTCATCcctaattcaaaatattttacttgcttccatttttttttttttttacctttttttcatttattcaaaaataatgtcTTTGTGAAGTGTCATtcatcttgtgttttcttttacagACAAGTGATACCAGCAAAGAGTAAGGTCTATGATAGCCAGGGCCTGCTGATTTTCAG is from Neofelis nebulosa isolate mNeoNeb1 chromosome 10, mNeoNeb1.pri, whole genome shotgun sequence and encodes:
- the ARL14EP gene encoding ARL14 effector protein, whose amino-acid sequence is MDPCSVGVQLRTTNECHKTYYTRHTGFKTLQELSSNDMLLLQLRTGMTLSGNNTICFHHAKIYIDRFEDLQKSCCDPFNIHKKLAKKNLHVIDLDDATFLSAKFGRQLVPGWKLCPKCTQIINGSVDVDSEDRQRRKPDSDGRTAKALRSLQFANPGKQTEFAPETGKREKRRLTKNATAGSDRQVIPAKSKVYDSQGLLIFSGMDLCDCLDEDCLGCFYACPACGSTKCGAECRCDRKWLYEQIEIEGGEIIHNKHAG